In the Endozoicomonas sp. SCSIO W0465 genome, TTTTCACTCCAAAGCTTTCTGTCTTTGTGCTGCCTGTCATTCGGTAACATTAATGCTTCACGGATTTGCATTAGTCTGACAGCGACAAACATTAATATGACCGCAAGTCGTTCAATGTTATCCGGAGATTGCAGACGAAGCCTTTCTACTCCTGCTCCCGATTTCCAAGCCTTATGGAACTCTTCTATTCGCCATCGGAGCTCGTAAAATCGAATGATAGAGCGACAGTCTTCGAATGTTTCAATATCTTCAGTTGTCAATAGTACCCAGTGCAAACGGTCTTCGGAGTCATTGCCAATCTCTTCAGCCGACACAATATTCATAGTTACCGGTTCCGGCCTGCCGCCTGGCCTTTGCGGCGCCTGTATTGTCATCTTCTTTCTTTTGACCTGCAGCGTTGCCTTTCGCTTCTTTCTACCTCCTTTTTGAGGAACCACTATCGTATATTTCCCCAACACTTCAGTCTGAGCTAAGGAATCAAATAATAAGAGTTCGCCATCCACCAGGATTCTGTTTTGTGTAGCTCTTACAACAAACCGCTGTCGGTTATCCAGTTTGTAGTGCATATATTCGTATATATCCGCCTCCCGGTCGCAAACACTGATGATGTCAGGCATTTTACCCCCCATCCTTTGTTCTGTGTTTTCAGAGGCTCTTTGCCACTTAAAGCTTTCCTTTCCCTCGTAAGGTAGCTGACGACGTTGGTTCTTTTTCCCCCGCTGAACGTCCTCTCTAACCCATCGTTCTTGATCAATAAGCCCAATGCTTCGCTCTGTATCCGCATCAACCAAGAAGACAGAGTGGACGTGGAATCCTCTGGTTTTAGAGCCTTCAGGACCTCCAAGATCACCAAGCTCGGATCTGACAGCATGTTTATAACCCAGGGTTGTTGTATCTTCGAGAGCCAGAAGTAGGCGAGACTGTCTCGCTATTTTGGCAGTTGCCTGAAAGCCTGCCTCAGCTATTGCTTCAGGCTTTACGGCCTCATTCTCAATCAGCCGGTAAGCTCCAGTTACCAGTGCGGTATAACCTTCGCATGAAGATGACAAAGAATTACCGGTATGAGCTGAAAGCTCGGCAGCAACTTTGACAAGTCGTTTTGTACGTCGAGTATCGCCCAAATCAGCACATCCAAAAGTTAGTTCTGACCATGGTTTAGGAGAAAGTGGAAGCATGACCTGTTTTATCAGTGAGAAATGATAGAACAAGGTAGCTATTTGTGATCAAGAGACAGGACAAGGGCATCTGGCATGTATTGGCTACAGGGTTACAGGAAGGTCAGGCCTATGGCTATCGGGCCGATGGCCGCTGGGCGCCTGATGAAGGGTTGCGTTTTAATATTAATCAGCTGCTGATGGACCCCTATGCCCGCGAGGTTAAAGGAGTCATTAACTGGCAGCCAGCGGTTTATGACTACTCAGGTAAGGACAGAAATCATTGGTTGTTTAACGATCAGGATAATGGACACCTGGTTCCTAAATCCGTGGTCAGGACAGATCACTTTGACTGGCAGTCTGTTGCCAGGCCCGGGCTCTCCCATGAGGAGAGTATTATTTACGAGAGCCATGTAAAGGGCTTTACCCGTCAGCACCCGGATATTCCAGAAGCGTTGAGAGGAACCTATCTGGGTATGTGTCATCCAGTGGTTATTGCTTATCTCAAGCACCTGGGAATCAATACGCTGGAGCTTTTGCCTGTTACCAGTTTTCTCAGCGAGCCAAGATTACGGAAGCTGGGGTTAAAAAATTACTGGGGCTATAACCCGCTCTGCTTTATGGCACCAGAACCGTCGTATGCTATTAACGATCCAGTGGTTGAATTGAAGACAATGGTTCGTGAATTGCACCGTGCCGGTATCCGGGTAGTGATGGATGTTGTTTATAACCATACCTGTGAGGCGGGATCCGATGGGCCAAGCCTGAGTCTGAGAGGGCTGGCTGAGAAAGATTACTACCTGTTGGATCACCATGGTGGTCATCTGGTGACCACCAACTACAGTGGTTGTGGAAATACACTGAATTTTGACAGTGCGCAAACCATCAAACTGGTGATGGACAGCCTTAGATATTGGGCTGAGCACTATCAGATCGATGGTTTCCGTTTTGACCTGGCCCCGACCCTGGCCAGACGACATCGGAAGTTCGATGCCCATAGTGTATTCTTTCAGGCGATATTTCAGGACCCCATTCTTGCAACCCGGCAAATGATTGCAGAGCCCTGGGACCTTGGGCCTGAAGGCTACCGTCTGAAGGGTTTTCCAAGGGACTGGCATGAGTGGAATGACCGCTATCGTAACGGTATCCGATCATTCTGGCGTGGTGACAAGGATCAGGTGGTTGATATTGCCTGGCGTCTAACGGGCTCCAGTGATCTTTTTGGTTATGATAGACCTGCTGGCAGTATCAATTATATCTGCAGTCACGATGGTTTTACTCTGCATGATCTGGTGTCGTTTGAGCACCGACACAATCTGGCTAATGGTGAGAGCAACCGGGATGGTGATCAGCATAATCTCTCCTGGAATTATGGTGTTGAAGGTGCTTCCAGTGATCCCGCTATTCAAAAGCGCCGGCTACGTGTACGGAAAAACCTGCTGACAACACTGATGCTTTCCCGGAGTATCCCCATGCTGATGGCGGGTGATGAGTTTGGTAACAGTCAGTTCGGCAATAATAATGTTTACTGTCAGGATAACCCGATTGGCTGGGTTGACTGGTCGTGGTTGGCGGCCCTTAATGGCAATAATAACGGTAATAATAGTGATGAGAATCCTGATGGCGCTGAGCTACAGCAGTTCTCTTCAATGCTTATTCATTTACGAAAGTCAGAGCCATTGCTGGGAGTCCGTTATCGGGCAGATGACCAGTCGTGGCACAGCCCCGTACTCGACTGGTTCAATGCTCAGGGTATGCCTCTGACTGCAGCCATGCTGCCAGACGAGCGTGGTCATGCACTGGTGATGCGATATCGCTGTCCTGTGGAAAGTCAGCCCAGTCTGGTGCTGTTGATTAATAATGAGGCGGATACCCGGCGCTTTAACTTACCGGAGACTGGCCATAACGTTCGGTGGCAAAGAGTGTTATCCACAAACCTGGATAATAAAGAGGCTTTCCGGGAGACGGTGATTTTGCATCAGGGGTGGTATGAAGTACCAGGGCACAGTGTTGTGATGGTGAAAGAATTATTATAAATAACTTTTTATTATCTCATCATAATGAGGTTGTAGTAAATCCGTAATATACGGCAATGCATTCATATAGAATAGTCGGTATTGTGAGCATAATCACATACTTACATACTTATTCCCTACTTTTTTGTATTGGTGGACGGTTTTCTCTGTTCTGCCATTTTATTATTGAGGAACCGCCATGCATCCGCGCGCAGGCCAACCCGCAACCGATGATCTTCTGGTTAATATTCCCCGGCTGGTCAGTGACTATTACACGATACAGCCCGATCAGGCAGAAAACAGTCAGCGTGTCGCTTTTGGTACTTCGGGTCATCGTGGAACCTCTTCTAATGGTTCGTTTAATGAAGCCCATATTCTGGCGGTCAGTCAGGCAATTTGTGAATATCGCCGTGCTCAGGGCATAGGAGGTCCGGTTTTTGTTGGTATGGACACCCATGCGCTTTCTGAACCCGCGTTAATCAGCGCAGTGGAAGTGTTTGCTGCGAATGATCTGGACGTCATGATTGATCGGGAGCGTGGTTACACACCAACACCTGTGATTTCTCATGCCATTGTTGCCTATAACCGTAGTCGTTCTTTACCAGCTAATGGCGCTAAACTGGCCGATGGGGTGGTCATCACACCTTCCCACAACCCTCCGGAAGATGGGGGATTTAAATATAACCCGCCTCATGGTGGTCCGGCAGGCAGTGATATAACCGGCTGGGTGGAAAAGCGAGCCAATGAGCTGATCGCTGAAAACCTTTCTGGCGTTAACAGAATCACTTTTGCACAGGCGCTCAGGTCTGGCAAGGTTCACCAGTATGATTTTGTTACCCCGTATGTGAATGACCTGGAAAACGTTCTGGATATGGACGCCATTGCCAGCGGTAAACTGAGCATCGGTGTGGATCCTCTGGGTGGTTCAGGGTTGCAATATTGGGCGCCTATTGCTGAGCGCTATGGCCTTGATCTGACGCTGGTCAGTCAGAATATTGATCCGACCTTTTCCTTTATGCATCTTGATAAGGATGGCCGTATCCGTATGGATTGTTCATCTGCTTCGGCCATGGCGGGGCTGATCAATCTCAAAGATGATTTTGATATTGCTTTCGGGAATGATCCGGACTTTGATCGCCATGGCATTGTGACCCGTGGTCATGGGCTGTTGAATCCCAACCATTACTTGGCCGTTGCCATCCGGTATCTCTACACCCACCGTCCTCAGTGGTCACCAGACGCGACTATCGGGAAGACTCTGGTCTCCAGTGCCATGATCGATCGTGTTGCCAATGGTCTGGGGCGTACAGTGACGGAGGTACCTGTTGGCTTTAAGTGGTTTGTTGATGGCCTCTCAGAAGGCACTATGGCATTTGCCGGAGAGGAGAGTGCCGGAGCCTGTTTCCTGCGCCGGAATGGTCATACCTGGTGTACCGATAAAGATGGTTTCATCATGGCGCTGCTGGCAGCAGAAATTACCGCCGTTACCGGGCGTGATCCCGGCGAGCACTATCAGGAGCTGACCCGACAATACGGTGCTCCGGTCTATCAGCGGCTGGATGCCGTCGCCAATGATGCCCAGAAAAAAGTGCTTGCGGCATTGAGTCCGGAGCAGGTCAAAGCGGAAAAACTGGCGGGTGATCCAATCATCGCCCGGTTGACCCATGCGCCGGGCAATGGCGCAGCGATTGGTGGTTTGAAAGTGGTTACCGAGCGGGGATGGTTTGCAGCCAGGCCCTCCGGAACCGAAGCCGTTTATAAGATTTATGCCGAAAGCTTTGAAGGGAAAGATCACCTTTCCCATCTGCAGAATGAAGCTCAGGAGATGGTCGCCGACGTCTTTAAGGCAAATGGTGTTTGATGTGAGTTGAACCAGACATCGAAATACTTTGCCTGAGGCCGGCGATAGGTGAGGCGGGCTTTCAGGCAAGTGGGGGATTCTTCCGGGGGGGGGCTTTATGCAATAGCCCGGAGTGGGTCAGGGATTGACCTTAATACTTTCAAATCATAATGCAGATAACAGGAAAATCGACCATGGCATCAGTCCTTTCCATGATTCTGGCCGGGGGAGAAGGGGGTCCAGGCTTGCTCCACTTACGGGTATGAGAGCAAAGCCTGCGGTTCCTTTTGGCGGACAATATCGAATCATCGACTTTGTTCTGAGTAATTTTGTGAATTCCGATCTTCACAAGATTTACCTGATTACTCAGTTCAAGTCGCACTCACTGAGCAAGCACCTGCAACGTTGCTGGCGTATTGCCGGTCTGGCGGACAAGTTTATTGATACGCTGCCAGCCCAGATGAATACCGGCAGTGACTGGTACCAGGGCACAGCGGATGCGGTGTATCAAAACCTCAATCACATTGAGTCGCACAACCCTGACCTGGTTTGTGTCTTTGGTGGTGATCATATCTACACCATGGATGTGCGGGATATGGTTCAGTATCACGAGCAGCACAGTGCCGACCTGACCGTTGCTGCGATTCCTGTACCGGTTGATCAGGCTCATCACTTCGGTATTATTGAGGTTGACGAAGATGGTCGTATGATCGGCTTTGCCGAAAAGCCTAAGGATGACGTTAAGACCATTCCCGGAAACCCGGACTTTGTCCTGGCCTCAATGGGTAACTATGTGTTCACTAAGGACTGCCTGGTGAAAGAGCTGCTGGATGATCATGCCAATGAAGAGTCAAACCACGACTTTGGTAAAAACATCATTCCATCCCTCTATCCCCGGGCCAGGGTTATGGTCTATGACTTTTCCAGAAATGCCGTTCCCGGGGGTAAAAACAATGGCTACTGGCGAGATGTGGGTACTCTTGATTCATTCTGGGAAGCGAATATGGATCTGTTGACCGGTGAGCCGCCGATCGACCTGCATAACCAGGACTGGCCAATCCGTACTTATATTCCACCCTATCCACCGGCTCTGATCGCTTTTAACCGTAATGAGCGTGAAGGCCTGATCAACAACTCCATGGTGGGTGTGGGTTGCGTATTCCATGACATCGACATGGATCGCAGTGTGGTAGGTTACAACGTCAAAATCGGAGACAATACCCGCATTACCGAATCGGTTATTCTGCCCAATGTCACCATTGGTGAAGGCGTCGTATTGAACCGGGTGATTGTTGACAAGCGTGTAGAAATTGCACCGGGGACCCGCATCGGTGTTGATCGGGAAGAGGATATGAAACGCTTCAAGGTAACCGATTCCGGGCTGGTGGTTATTCCCAGAGGAGCGAAAGTTGGGTTCTGATTTGAAAATCCTTTTTGCGGTTTCAGAGCTGGCAGGTATTGTCAAAACCGGAGGCCTGGCGGATGTAGCCGGCGCTCTCGGGCCCTGGATGCGCAAGCTCGGAAATGATGTCCGGGTGATTATGCCTGCCTATCGTCAGGCGCTGGAAGCGTTAACAACGGAGGTTGTTGGCGTTGGTGAGGTTTATCCCGGTTCACAGGGCAAAATGGGTTTTGCCATAAGACAGGGGGCGTTTGATGGTGTGCCTGTTTACCTGATAGAGCATAACCATTACTTTGATCGCAGTGGTCTTTACACCCATGAGGGTGAAGGTTTTGGTGATAATACTGAGCGTTTTGCTTTCTTTTGCAAGGCGGCGCTTGAGGCCTGCCAGATATTGAACTTCCGGCCGGATATTATTCATGGCCATGACTGGCAGTCGGCACTTTTGCCTTACTACCTGAAAACCCATAAGTCCGGACATGCTTTCTTTGCCGGCACCCGGACAGTCCTGACCATTCATAATGGTGCCTATCAACAGCATACTGACGCAGCCTTGCTGAGCGTCCTGGGTATCGACCGCCACTGGTATACCCCGGATTTTTTTGAAGATCATGGACATATTAATCTGCTCAAGGGTGGTATTGCCTTTGCGGATAAAATCACTACGGTGAGTCCAAGGTATGCTGAAGAGCTGCAGACAGATCCTGGATCCCATGGTCTGGCCCGGATCATCCGGCGAAGAAAGCAGGATTTTTCCGGTATTCTTAACGGCTGTGATTATCAGGAGTGGAATCCTGAAACGGACACGTTGCTGCCCGCCAATTATTCCCGGCAGGACCTTTCTGGCAAGCAGGTTTGTAAGCAGGCTTTACAGGAACGGTTGCAGTTGCCGGTGATCACCGATAAACCTTTGTACGGTCTGGTTAGCCGCCTTGCCGAGCAGAAAGGTTTTGCCTATCTGATACCAGCCCTGTGGCAGTTTTTACAGGATGATGTTCAGGTCGTTCTCCAGGGATCCGGTGACCGGGCTACCGCTGCTGAACTGAGCCGGTTGGCCGGTGCTTTCCCCGACAAATGCCGTTTTGTTGCGGCTTATGACAACGGGCTGGCACACCTGATTGAAGCAGGTTCTGATTTCTTCCTGATGCCTTCTCTGTTTGAACCCTGTGGCCTCAACCAGATGTACAGTATGAAGTACGGTACTCTGCCCATTGTACGGGCTGTTGGCGGGCTGGTGGACTCAGTCAAAGGCCATGAGTCAGAGGTAGAGGACGCAACCGGATTTATGTTTGGTCCGGCAGACAGTGAGGCGCTGTTGCAGTGTCTCAATCAGACCCTTGCTGTTTATCAGGATGGGCCGTTAATGACTCGGTTGATGGATAATGCCATGTCGGAGTCTTTTACCTGGGAGCAGTCAGCTCTGGATTACCTTGAGGTTTACCGGACCGCGCTATGAATATCGCAGTTTCCCCAACATCTTCGATCCCGACAAGCATCATAACGCCGGTGGTATCGGATCTGGCCAACAGTCAGTGTGCGACCCCTTTTGATGAGCTGGGGTTACACCCTCATCCCGAAGGAAAAGGCCTGATCATTCGTGCCTGGCGCCCCGATGCAACGAGGGTTGAGGTTTTTGATCACCGTACCGGCAAGTTACTGGGCGAGATGAATCGTAATGGAGCAGGTGTGTTTGAGCTGCATCTGCCGAGAAGAAAAAAAACGTTTCTTTACCAATTGGCGATCCATTGGGCCAATGGCCACCGTTTTGTGATTTATGACCCTTACTCTTTTGGGACTTATATTCTCTCCCAGTCAGATATTGAGCCTGAAAGTCTTTATCGACACCTGGGAGCCCGGGTGATTGACCATAAGGTCAATAGCAGACTGAACATACAGGGTGTGCTGTTCAAGGTCTATGCACCCTATGCCCGGTCTGTGGCTATCGTGGGAAGTTTTAATGGTTGGGATGACCGGCTCCATCCAATGGCCAGTGCTGATGATGGTATCTGGCGGTTGTTTGTGCCCGGCGTTCAGCCTGGTGATCAGTATAAATACGCTATCCGTGATTACCATGGCAATCGGTTGCCACTGAAAACTGATCCGTTTGCCCGACATATCGAGCAGTGGCCGGGTCTGGCTTCAGTGGTGCAGGGTAGCGAAAACTATTCCTGGAATGACCGGGTATGGATGAGCCGAAGAAAGGAGAAAGACGACAAGGAACGGCCATTCTCTATCTACGAGGTGCATGCGGGCTCATGGAAAAGGAAAGAGAATAACGACTTCCTGAATTTCCGTGAGCTGGCCGATACGTTGATCCCTTATGTTACTGACCTGGGCTTTACTCATATTGAGTTGCTGCCGGTGTCAGAGCATCCGTTGTTTGAATCCTGGGGTTATCAGCCCGTTGGTCTTTATGCGCCCAGCAGCCGTTATGGTTCGCCAGATGATTTTCGCTATTTTGTGGATCGGTGTCACCAGCAGGGTATTGGCGTCATTCTGGATTGGGTGCCTGCGCACTTCCCCAACGATGAGCATGGGCTTGCCGGGTTTGATGGTTCATCACTTTATGAACATCCAGACCCTCGTCGGGGTTGGCACCCTGACTGGCAAACCTGCATTTATGATTTTGGTAAGCCCTGGGTTCAGGATTTTCTGATCAGTAATGCACTTTACTGGCTGGATGAGTTCCATATTGATGGGCTCCGGGTAGATGCAGTAGCCTCCATGCTGTATCTCGATTACTCACGAAATCACGGTGAGTGGGAAGCCAATATTCACGGTGGTAATGAGAATCTGGAAGCGGTGGCTTTCCTGAAAAAGTTCAATGAAAAGGTACATGCTGCGTTCCCGGATGTGATGACCATTGCGGAGGAATCAACCAGCTGGCCTGGTGTTTCCAAAGCGGTTTCAGAGGGTGGCCTCGGTTTCGATTTCAAATGGAACATGGGGTGGATGAATGACACCCTTGAGTATATGAAGCTCGATCCTGTCTACCGCCAGCACCACCATGGACAGATGACGTTCAGTACGGTCTATGCCTGGAGTGAGCATTTTGTTCTCCCCCTGTCCCATGATGAAGTGGTTCATGGTAAGGGCACCATTTTGACCCGTATGCCGGGTGATGATTGGCAGCGTTTTGCCAACTTGCGGGCTTATCTGGCGTTTATGTATGCTCACCCCGGTAAAAAGCTGCTGTTTATGGGAGCTGAGCTGGGTACCCATAATGAGTGGAATCAGAATGCTGCTCTGGATTGGCATCTGTTGGAGAGTCCGGAGGGGTTTAATGTGGGTATTCAGAAGCTGGTTAAAACCCT is a window encoding:
- a CDS encoding IS4 family transposase translates to MLPLSPKPWSELTFGCADLGDTRRTKRLVKVAAELSAHTGNSLSSSCEGYTALVTGAYRLIENEAVKPEAIAEAGFQATAKIARQSRLLLALEDTTTLGYKHAVRSELGDLGGPEGSKTRGFHVHSVFLVDADTERSIGLIDQERWVREDVQRGKKNQRRQLPYEGKESFKWQRASENTEQRMGGKMPDIISVCDREADIYEYMHYKLDNRQRFVVRATQNRILVDGELLLFDSLAQTEVLGKYTIVVPQKGGRKKRKATLQVKRKKMTIQAPQRPGGRPEPVTMNIVSAEEIGNDSEDRLHWVLLTTEDIETFEDCRSIIRFYELRWRIEEFHKAWKSGAGVERLRLQSPDNIERLAVILMFVAVRLMQIREALMLPNDRQHKDRKLWSEKTLANEVVSDDEWQVLWLTYEKKALPDKPPTVTWLLQTIARLGGWGDSKHTGQPGWLVVWEGWAKLQDRVKTWQIARQFSAGEM
- the glgX gene encoding glycogen debranching protein GlgX, whose amino-acid sequence is MIKRQDKGIWHVLATGLQEGQAYGYRADGRWAPDEGLRFNINQLLMDPYAREVKGVINWQPAVYDYSGKDRNHWLFNDQDNGHLVPKSVVRTDHFDWQSVARPGLSHEESIIYESHVKGFTRQHPDIPEALRGTYLGMCHPVVIAYLKHLGINTLELLPVTSFLSEPRLRKLGLKNYWGYNPLCFMAPEPSYAINDPVVELKTMVRELHRAGIRVVMDVVYNHTCEAGSDGPSLSLRGLAEKDYYLLDHHGGHLVTTNYSGCGNTLNFDSAQTIKLVMDSLRYWAEHYQIDGFRFDLAPTLARRHRKFDAHSVFFQAIFQDPILATRQMIAEPWDLGPEGYRLKGFPRDWHEWNDRYRNGIRSFWRGDKDQVVDIAWRLTGSSDLFGYDRPAGSINYICSHDGFTLHDLVSFEHRHNLANGESNRDGDQHNLSWNYGVEGASSDPAIQKRRLRVRKNLLTTLMLSRSIPMLMAGDEFGNSQFGNNNVYCQDNPIGWVDWSWLAALNGNNNGNNSDENPDGAELQQFSSMLIHLRKSEPLLGVRYRADDQSWHSPVLDWFNAQGMPLTAAMLPDERGHALVMRYRCPVESQPSLVLLINNEADTRRFNLPETGHNVRWQRVLSTNLDNKEAFRETVILHQGWYEVPGHSVVMVKELL
- the pgm gene encoding phosphoglucomutase (alpha-D-glucose-1,6-bisphosphate-dependent), producing the protein MHPRAGQPATDDLLVNIPRLVSDYYTIQPDQAENSQRVAFGTSGHRGTSSNGSFNEAHILAVSQAICEYRRAQGIGGPVFVGMDTHALSEPALISAVEVFAANDLDVMIDRERGYTPTPVISHAIVAYNRSRSLPANGAKLADGVVITPSHNPPEDGGFKYNPPHGGPAGSDITGWVEKRANELIAENLSGVNRITFAQALRSGKVHQYDFVTPYVNDLENVLDMDAIASGKLSIGVDPLGGSGLQYWAPIAERYGLDLTLVSQNIDPTFSFMHLDKDGRIRMDCSSASAMAGLINLKDDFDIAFGNDPDFDRHGIVTRGHGLLNPNHYLAVAIRYLYTHRPQWSPDATIGKTLVSSAMIDRVANGLGRTVTEVPVGFKWFVDGLSEGTMAFAGEESAGACFLRRNGHTWCTDKDGFIMALLAAEITAVTGRDPGEHYQELTRQYGAPVYQRLDAVANDAQKKVLAALSPEQVKAEKLAGDPIIARLTHAPGNGAAIGGLKVVTERGWFAARPSGTEAVYKIYAESFEGKDHLSHLQNEAQEMVADVFKANGV
- the glgC gene encoding glucose-1-phosphate adenylyltransferase, producing MRAKPAVPFGGQYRIIDFVLSNFVNSDLHKIYLITQFKSHSLSKHLQRCWRIAGLADKFIDTLPAQMNTGSDWYQGTADAVYQNLNHIESHNPDLVCVFGGDHIYTMDVRDMVQYHEQHSADLTVAAIPVPVDQAHHFGIIEVDEDGRMIGFAEKPKDDVKTIPGNPDFVLASMGNYVFTKDCLVKELLDDHANEESNHDFGKNIIPSLYPRARVMVYDFSRNAVPGGKNNGYWRDVGTLDSFWEANMDLLTGEPPIDLHNQDWPIRTYIPPYPPALIAFNRNEREGLINNSMVGVGCVFHDIDMDRSVVGYNVKIGDNTRITESVILPNVTIGEGVVLNRVIVDKRVEIAPGTRIGVDREEDMKRFKVTDSGLVVIPRGAKVGF
- a CDS encoding glycogen synthase, giving the protein MGSDLKILFAVSELAGIVKTGGLADVAGALGPWMRKLGNDVRVIMPAYRQALEALTTEVVGVGEVYPGSQGKMGFAIRQGAFDGVPVYLIEHNHYFDRSGLYTHEGEGFGDNTERFAFFCKAALEACQILNFRPDIIHGHDWQSALLPYYLKTHKSGHAFFAGTRTVLTIHNGAYQQHTDAALLSVLGIDRHWYTPDFFEDHGHINLLKGGIAFADKITTVSPRYAEELQTDPGSHGLARIIRRRKQDFSGILNGCDYQEWNPETDTLLPANYSRQDLSGKQVCKQALQERLQLPVITDKPLYGLVSRLAEQKGFAYLIPALWQFLQDDVQVVLQGSGDRATAAELSRLAGAFPDKCRFVAAYDNGLAHLIEAGSDFFLMPSLFEPCGLNQMYSMKYGTLPIVRAVGGLVDSVKGHESEVEDATGFMFGPADSEALLQCLNQTLAVYQDGPLMTRLMDNAMSESFTWEQSALDYLEVYRTAL
- the glgB gene encoding 1,4-alpha-glucan branching protein GlgB, encoding MNIAVSPTSSIPTSIITPVVSDLANSQCATPFDELGLHPHPEGKGLIIRAWRPDATRVEVFDHRTGKLLGEMNRNGAGVFELHLPRRKKTFLYQLAIHWANGHRFVIYDPYSFGTYILSQSDIEPESLYRHLGARVIDHKVNSRLNIQGVLFKVYAPYARSVAIVGSFNGWDDRLHPMASADDGIWRLFVPGVQPGDQYKYAIRDYHGNRLPLKTDPFARHIEQWPGLASVVQGSENYSWNDRVWMSRRKEKDDKERPFSIYEVHAGSWKRKENNDFLNFRELADTLIPYVTDLGFTHIELLPVSEHPLFESWGYQPVGLYAPSSRYGSPDDFRYFVDRCHQQGIGVILDWVPAHFPNDEHGLAGFDGSSLYEHPDPRRGWHPDWQTCIYDFGKPWVQDFLISNALYWLDEFHIDGLRVDAVASMLYLDYSRNHGEWEANIHGGNENLEAVAFLKKFNEKVHAAFPDVMTIAEESTSWPGVSKAVSEGGLGFDFKWNMGWMNDTLEYMKLDPVYRQHHHGQMTFSTVYAWSEHFVLPLSHDEVVHGKGTILTRMPGDDWQRFANLRAYLAFMYAHPGKKLLFMGAELGTHNEWNQNAALDWHLLESPEGFNVGIQKLVKTLNQLHGSEPAMYERDLQADGFAWTSGDDSSQSVLVFRRGSFPIPDCYVTSKLTKG